One Misgurnus anguillicaudatus chromosome 22, ASM2758022v2, whole genome shotgun sequence DNA segment encodes these proteins:
- the pomt1 gene encoding protein O-mannosyl-transferase 1 isoform X1, which yields MQCVKVKVEINVLLVAVTALALFTRLYDIQFPKAVVFDEVFYGQFLSLYMKRVHFIDESAPPFGHMILALGGYLGGFDGNFVWNRIGAEYSSNVPVWSLRIIPAIAGSLCLPLSYLLVLELRYKHLTALGASVLLLTENSLIVQSRFMLLDSVLIFFLLLAVLSYLRFYKAHDSWFRWFWLVISGVSCACAVGVKYMGMFTYFLLLALAVVHIWQLLGDRTLSNAKVAAEVLVRFLALVVLPVVVYLGFFYVHLTLLYRSGPHDQMMSSAFQASLEGGLARITHGQPLEIAFGSQVTLRTLSSKPVPCWLHSHKANYPVRYENGRGSSHQQQVTCYPFKDVNNWWIIKDPGRHSLVVNSPPKPVRHGDVIQLVHGMTSRYLNTHDVAAPMSPHLQEVSAYIDFNVSMLAQNLWRVDITNRESDREIWKTILSEVRFVHVNTSAVLKLSGVSLPEWGFKQLEVVGDKINKAYQQTGVWNVEEHRYGRSQEQMERELELKSPTHSDITKNLTFMAKFLELQWKMLTVKNEESEHKYSSSPLEWITLDTNIAYWLHPSTNAQIQLIGNLVTWTTGNIALAVYSLLLLIYLLRRRRKVLDISEDSWEQLVLAGVVTIGGWSVNYVPFFLMEKTLFLYHYLPALTFKVLQIPIVVEHLYTHVLRSSAQQKSFVGVILAVLTSIFVCHRNLSPLTYGQPALTSDQLTALCWKESWDLLLRRR from the exons ATGCAGTGTGTGAAGGTGAAGGTGGAGATTAATGTGCTGCTCGTGGCAGTGACTGCTCTTGCGCTCTTCACGAGACTTTATGACATTCAGTTTCCTAAAGCTGTAGT GTTTGATGAAGTCTTTTATGGGCAGTTCTTATCTCTATACATGAAACGAGTGCATTTTATTGACGAAAGTGCTCCACCTTTTGGCCACATGATATTAGCTTTAGGAG GTTATTTAGGAGGATTTGATGGCAACTTTGTTTGGAATAGAATTGGAGCAG AATACAGCAGTAATGTTCCTGTTTGGAGCCTACGGATTATTCCTGCCATTGCAGGCTCGTTGTGTTTACCACTGAGTTATCTTCTGGTGCTGGAGCTGAGATATAAACATCTCACAGCATTAGGAGCCTCGGTGCTCCTCCTCACGG aaaattcCCTGATTGTGCAGTCACGTTTCATGTTGCTGGATTCTGTTTTGATCTTTTTTTTGCTGCTAGCTGTGCTGTCATACCTCCGCTTTTACAAAGCACACGA TTCATGGTTCAGGTGGTTTTGGCTGGTGATATCTGGGGTCAGTTGTGCATGTGCAGTCGG AGTAAAGTACATGGGTATGTTCACATACTTTCTACTGCTCGCTCTAGCAGTTGTACACATCTGGCAACTTCTTGGAGATCGAACATTAAGCAAT GCCAAAGTAGCAGCTGAGGTGTTGGTTCGTTTCCTTGCCCTTGTGGTTTTACCCGTCGTCGTGTACCTCGGCTTTTTCTACGTTCATCTAACCCTGCTTTACCGCAGTGGACCGCACGATCAGATGATGAGCAGTGCTTTTCAAGCAAGCCTGGAG ggtggtctggccaggatcaCTCATGGGCAGCCTTTGGAGATAGCATTCGGTTCCCAGGTTACTCTCCGCACTTTGTCCAGCAAACCCGTACCATGTTGGCTTCATTCCCACAAGGCTAACTATCCGGTTAG GTATGAAAATGGACGCGGCAGCTCGCACCAACAGCAAGTGACCTGCTATCCTTTCAAAGATGTAAACAACTGGTGGATTATTAAGGACCCTGGCCG CCACAGTCTGGTGGTAAACAGCCCTCCCAAACCGGTCAGACACGGCGATGTTATTCAGTTGGTACACGGGATGACATCTCGCTACCTCAACAC ACATGATGTTGCTGCACCCATGAGCCCTCACCTACAGGAAGTGTCTGCttatattgattttaatgtgtCTATGCTGGCTCAGAATCTATGGAGAGTG GACATCACCAACAGAGAGTCGGATAGAGAAATCTGGAAGACGATTTTATCAGAGGTGCGATTTGTTCATGTCAACACTTCAGCTGTTCTCAAG CTCAGTGGCGTCTCTCTGCCCGAGTGGGGTTTCAAACAGCTGGAGGTGGTCGGAGATAAGATTAATAAAGCCTACCAGCAGACGGGCGTCTGGAACGTGGAGGAGCATCGCTATGGAAGAA GTCAGGAACAGATGGAGAGGGAGTTGGAGCTGAAATCACCTACTCAcagtgacatcacaaaaaacCTCACTTTCATGGCCAAATTTCTTGAGCTGCAG TGGAAGATGCTGACAGTGAAGAATGAAGAGTCTGAGCACAAGTACAGCTCATCACCTCTTGAATGGATTACCTTGGATACAAACATTGCATACTGGCTTCATCCTTCAACTAAT GCACAAATTCAGTTGATCGGTAATCTTGTTACTTGGACCACAGGAAACATTGCACTGGCAGTTTACTCTCTTTTGCTCTTAATCTACTTATTGAGGCGACGAAGAAAAGTCCTGGACATTTCTGAAG ACTCATGGGAGCAGCTGGTTTTGGCGGGTGTAGTGACTATCGGAGGCTGGTCGGTTAATTACGTGCCGTTCTTTCTAATGGAGAAGACATTGTTTCTGTACCACTATCTTCCAGCCCTTACCTTCAAGGTCTTGCAGATACCTATAGTTGTCGAGCATCTGTACACTCACGTATTGAG ATCCTCGGCTCAACAGAAGTCATTTGTTGGTGTTATTCTGGCAGTTCTTACTTCAATATTTGTGTGCCACCGCAACTTGAGTCCTCTTACTTACGGTCAGCCTGCactgacctcagatcagctGACTGCACTATGTTGGAAAGAGAGCTGGGATCTTCTTCTTCGCAGACGCTGA
- the LOC129440747 gene encoding zona pellucida sperm-binding protein 3 isoform X1, with translation MNWFSLILFLVVPAMAQKDLLIDCRRDTVSISWKPRLDLSEKLDSSRALLGNCPPSFLGSDDSLHFYVSLSDCGFNKQVSVKWVRYSTELLYDRGPGLPFISQTVQCVHDLPVSEVNGAEEEVNGAEGEVNGAEGEVNGAEGEVNGAEGEVNGAEEVVFSMELMNNDFSGPASSLSFMLGSSIPIRAEVQSPGPLWIFLDRCVMATGSDIRFNSKVHPIVSNSGCLMESKEGNSTFLPRRKPGEIRLYIEAFKFALGENIFLYCDLTAWDIRSSKVDGKACHYVKERHRWELLDNPLQSYLCSCCESTCKWRIDTLKGRSARKVLGPFIIVEDESERNVSLNTNITEHGLSKSPVWLVIVSVAAVLVTVMVAIAVSYYLCFWRGGRMGYRPSRDLLTKY, from the exons ATGAATTGGTTTAGTTTGATCTTGTTTTTGGTGGTTCCTGCAATGGCACAGAAAG ATTTATTAATAGACTGTAGACGTGATACAGTCAGTATAAGCTGGAAGCCCAGACTGGATCTATCAGAGAAACTGGATTCATCCAGAGCTCTACTGGGCAACTGTCCTCCAAGTTTCTTGGGTTCAGATGATTCACTGCATTTCTATGTTTCATTAAGTGATTGTGGCTTTAATAAGCAG GTCAGTGTGAAGTGGGTGAGATACTCCACTGAATTGCTCTATGACAGAGGACCTGGACTCCCCTTCATATCACAAACGGtccaatgtgtccatgactt ACCTGTAAGTGAAGTGAATGGAGCAGAAGAGGAGGTGAATGGAGCAGAAGGGGAGGTGAATGGAGCAGAAGGGGAGGTGAATGGAGCAGAAGGGGAGGTGAATGGAGCAGAAGGGGAGGTGAATGGAGCAGAGGAGGTGGTCTTCAGCATGGAGCTCATGAACA ATGACTTTAGTGGCCCTGCATCATCGTTGAGTTTTATGCTGGGCTCCAGTATTCCCATCAGAGCTGAAGTTCAGAGTCCTGGACCTCTGTGGATTTTTCTGGACAGATGTGTGATGGCCACAGGGTCTGACATCAGATTTAATAGTAAGGTGCACCCCATCGTTTCTAATTCAGG GTGTCTGATGGAAAGTAAAGAAGGAAACTCCACATTTCTGCCAAGACGGAAGCCCGGTGAAATACGTCTTTACATCGAGGCCTTCAAATTTGCTCTTGGAGAGAAT ATTTTTCTTTACTGTGACCTGACAGCATGGGACATCCGCAGCTCAAAGGTTGATGGGAAAGCATGTCACTACGTGAAGGAACGCCACAG ATGGGAACTCCTTGATAATCCTCTCCAAAGTTACTTGTGTTCCTGCTGTGAGTCCACCTGTAAATGGAGGATAGACACGCTGAAGG GCCGATCTGCACGCAAGGTTTTGGGACCTTTTATAATAGTGGAGGATGAATCCGAGCGAAATGTATCGCTGAACACCAATATTACGGAACACG GTTTAAGTAAATCTCCAGTTTGGCTGGTGATCGTGTCAGTCGCAGCTGTGCTGGTTACTGTAATGGTAGCCATTGCTGTGAGCTACTATCTGTGTTTCTGGAGAGGAGGACGTATGGGCTACAGGCCGAGCAGAGATCTGCTGACGAAATATTGA
- the pomt1 gene encoding protein O-mannosyl-transferase 1 isoform X2 produces the protein MQCVKVKVEINVLLVAVTALALFTRLYDIQFPKAVVFDEVFYGQFLSLYMKRVHFIDESAPPFGHMILALGEYSSNVPVWSLRIIPAIAGSLCLPLSYLLVLELRYKHLTALGASVLLLTENSLIVQSRFMLLDSVLIFFLLLAVLSYLRFYKAHDSWFRWFWLVISGVSCACAVGVKYMGMFTYFLLLALAVVHIWQLLGDRTLSNAKVAAEVLVRFLALVVLPVVVYLGFFYVHLTLLYRSGPHDQMMSSAFQASLEGGLARITHGQPLEIAFGSQVTLRTLSSKPVPCWLHSHKANYPVRYENGRGSSHQQQVTCYPFKDVNNWWIIKDPGRHSLVVNSPPKPVRHGDVIQLVHGMTSRYLNTHDVAAPMSPHLQEVSAYIDFNVSMLAQNLWRVDITNRESDREIWKTILSEVRFVHVNTSAVLKLSGVSLPEWGFKQLEVVGDKINKAYQQTGVWNVEEHRYGRSQEQMERELELKSPTHSDITKNLTFMAKFLELQWKMLTVKNEESEHKYSSSPLEWITLDTNIAYWLHPSTNAQIQLIGNLVTWTTGNIALAVYSLLLLIYLLRRRRKVLDISEDSWEQLVLAGVVTIGGWSVNYVPFFLMEKTLFLYHYLPALTFKVLQIPIVVEHLYTHVLRSSAQQKSFVGVILAVLTSIFVCHRNLSPLTYGQPALTSDQLTALCWKESWDLLLRRR, from the exons ATGCAGTGTGTGAAGGTGAAGGTGGAGATTAATGTGCTGCTCGTGGCAGTGACTGCTCTTGCGCTCTTCACGAGACTTTATGACATTCAGTTTCCTAAAGCTGTAGT GTTTGATGAAGTCTTTTATGGGCAGTTCTTATCTCTATACATGAAACGAGTGCATTTTATTGACGAAAGTGCTCCACCTTTTGGCCACATGATATTAGCTTTAGGAG AATACAGCAGTAATGTTCCTGTTTGGAGCCTACGGATTATTCCTGCCATTGCAGGCTCGTTGTGTTTACCACTGAGTTATCTTCTGGTGCTGGAGCTGAGATATAAACATCTCACAGCATTAGGAGCCTCGGTGCTCCTCCTCACGG aaaattcCCTGATTGTGCAGTCACGTTTCATGTTGCTGGATTCTGTTTTGATCTTTTTTTTGCTGCTAGCTGTGCTGTCATACCTCCGCTTTTACAAAGCACACGA TTCATGGTTCAGGTGGTTTTGGCTGGTGATATCTGGGGTCAGTTGTGCATGTGCAGTCGG AGTAAAGTACATGGGTATGTTCACATACTTTCTACTGCTCGCTCTAGCAGTTGTACACATCTGGCAACTTCTTGGAGATCGAACATTAAGCAAT GCCAAAGTAGCAGCTGAGGTGTTGGTTCGTTTCCTTGCCCTTGTGGTTTTACCCGTCGTCGTGTACCTCGGCTTTTTCTACGTTCATCTAACCCTGCTTTACCGCAGTGGACCGCACGATCAGATGATGAGCAGTGCTTTTCAAGCAAGCCTGGAG ggtggtctggccaggatcaCTCATGGGCAGCCTTTGGAGATAGCATTCGGTTCCCAGGTTACTCTCCGCACTTTGTCCAGCAAACCCGTACCATGTTGGCTTCATTCCCACAAGGCTAACTATCCGGTTAG GTATGAAAATGGACGCGGCAGCTCGCACCAACAGCAAGTGACCTGCTATCCTTTCAAAGATGTAAACAACTGGTGGATTATTAAGGACCCTGGCCG CCACAGTCTGGTGGTAAACAGCCCTCCCAAACCGGTCAGACACGGCGATGTTATTCAGTTGGTACACGGGATGACATCTCGCTACCTCAACAC ACATGATGTTGCTGCACCCATGAGCCCTCACCTACAGGAAGTGTCTGCttatattgattttaatgtgtCTATGCTGGCTCAGAATCTATGGAGAGTG GACATCACCAACAGAGAGTCGGATAGAGAAATCTGGAAGACGATTTTATCAGAGGTGCGATTTGTTCATGTCAACACTTCAGCTGTTCTCAAG CTCAGTGGCGTCTCTCTGCCCGAGTGGGGTTTCAAACAGCTGGAGGTGGTCGGAGATAAGATTAATAAAGCCTACCAGCAGACGGGCGTCTGGAACGTGGAGGAGCATCGCTATGGAAGAA GTCAGGAACAGATGGAGAGGGAGTTGGAGCTGAAATCACCTACTCAcagtgacatcacaaaaaacCTCACTTTCATGGCCAAATTTCTTGAGCTGCAG TGGAAGATGCTGACAGTGAAGAATGAAGAGTCTGAGCACAAGTACAGCTCATCACCTCTTGAATGGATTACCTTGGATACAAACATTGCATACTGGCTTCATCCTTCAACTAAT GCACAAATTCAGTTGATCGGTAATCTTGTTACTTGGACCACAGGAAACATTGCACTGGCAGTTTACTCTCTTTTGCTCTTAATCTACTTATTGAGGCGACGAAGAAAAGTCCTGGACATTTCTGAAG ACTCATGGGAGCAGCTGGTTTTGGCGGGTGTAGTGACTATCGGAGGCTGGTCGGTTAATTACGTGCCGTTCTTTCTAATGGAGAAGACATTGTTTCTGTACCACTATCTTCCAGCCCTTACCTTCAAGGTCTTGCAGATACCTATAGTTGTCGAGCATCTGTACACTCACGTATTGAG ATCCTCGGCTCAACAGAAGTCATTTGTTGGTGTTATTCTGGCAGTTCTTACTTCAATATTTGTGTGCCACCGCAACTTGAGTCCTCTTACTTACGGTCAGCCTGCactgacctcagatcagctGACTGCACTATGTTGGAAAGAGAGCTGGGATCTTCTTCTTCGCAGACGCTGA
- the pomt1 gene encoding protein O-mannosyl-transferase 1 isoform X3: MVQVVLAGDIWGQLCMCSRSKVHGYVHILSTARSSSCTHLATSWRSNIKQYKAKVAAEVLVRFLALVVLPVVVYLGFFYVHLTLLYRSGPHDQMMSSAFQASLEGGLARITHGQPLEIAFGSQVTLRTLSSKPVPCWLHSHKANYPVRYENGRGSSHQQQVTCYPFKDVNNWWIIKDPGRHSLVVNSPPKPVRHGDVIQLVHGMTSRYLNTHDVAAPMSPHLQEVSAYIDFNVSMLAQNLWRVDITNRESDREIWKTILSEVRFVHVNTSAVLKLSGVSLPEWGFKQLEVVGDKINKAYQQTGVWNVEEHRYGRSQEQMERELELKSPTHSDITKNLTFMAKFLELQWKMLTVKNEESEHKYSSSPLEWITLDTNIAYWLHPSTNAQIQLIGNLVTWTTGNIALAVYSLLLLIYLLRRRRKVLDISEDSWEQLVLAGVVTIGGWSVNYVPFFLMEKTLFLYHYLPALTFKVLQIPIVVEHLYTHVLRSSAQQKSFVGVILAVLTSIFVCHRNLSPLTYGQPALTSDQLTALCWKESWDLLLRRR, from the exons ATGGTTCAGGTGGTTTTGGCTGGTGATATCTGGGGTCAGTTGTGCATGTGCAGTCGG AGTAAAGTACATGGGTATGTTCACATACTTTCTACTGCTCGCTCTAGCAGTTGTACACATCTGGCAACTTCTTGGAGATCGAACATTAAGCAAT ACAAGGCCAAAGTAGCAGCTGAGGTGTTGGTTCGTTTCCTTGCCCTTGTGGTTTTACCCGTCGTCGTGTACCTCGGCTTTTTCTACGTTCATCTAACCCTGCTTTACCGCAGTGGACCGCACGATCAGATGATGAGCAGTGCTTTTCAAGCAAGCCTGGAG ggtggtctggccaggatcaCTCATGGGCAGCCTTTGGAGATAGCATTCGGTTCCCAGGTTACTCTCCGCACTTTGTCCAGCAAACCCGTACCATGTTGGCTTCATTCCCACAAGGCTAACTATCCGGTTAG GTATGAAAATGGACGCGGCAGCTCGCACCAACAGCAAGTGACCTGCTATCCTTTCAAAGATGTAAACAACTGGTGGATTATTAAGGACCCTGGCCG CCACAGTCTGGTGGTAAACAGCCCTCCCAAACCGGTCAGACACGGCGATGTTATTCAGTTGGTACACGGGATGACATCTCGCTACCTCAACAC ACATGATGTTGCTGCACCCATGAGCCCTCACCTACAGGAAGTGTCTGCttatattgattttaatgtgtCTATGCTGGCTCAGAATCTATGGAGAGTG GACATCACCAACAGAGAGTCGGATAGAGAAATCTGGAAGACGATTTTATCAGAGGTGCGATTTGTTCATGTCAACACTTCAGCTGTTCTCAAG CTCAGTGGCGTCTCTCTGCCCGAGTGGGGTTTCAAACAGCTGGAGGTGGTCGGAGATAAGATTAATAAAGCCTACCAGCAGACGGGCGTCTGGAACGTGGAGGAGCATCGCTATGGAAGAA GTCAGGAACAGATGGAGAGGGAGTTGGAGCTGAAATCACCTACTCAcagtgacatcacaaaaaacCTCACTTTCATGGCCAAATTTCTTGAGCTGCAG TGGAAGATGCTGACAGTGAAGAATGAAGAGTCTGAGCACAAGTACAGCTCATCACCTCTTGAATGGATTACCTTGGATACAAACATTGCATACTGGCTTCATCCTTCAACTAAT GCACAAATTCAGTTGATCGGTAATCTTGTTACTTGGACCACAGGAAACATTGCACTGGCAGTTTACTCTCTTTTGCTCTTAATCTACTTATTGAGGCGACGAAGAAAAGTCCTGGACATTTCTGAAG ACTCATGGGAGCAGCTGGTTTTGGCGGGTGTAGTGACTATCGGAGGCTGGTCGGTTAATTACGTGCCGTTCTTTCTAATGGAGAAGACATTGTTTCTGTACCACTATCTTCCAGCCCTTACCTTCAAGGTCTTGCAGATACCTATAGTTGTCGAGCATCTGTACACTCACGTATTGAG ATCCTCGGCTCAACAGAAGTCATTTGTTGGTGTTATTCTGGCAGTTCTTACTTCAATATTTGTGTGCCACCGCAACTTGAGTCCTCTTACTTACGGTCAGCCTGCactgacctcagatcagctGACTGCACTATGTTGGAAAGAGAGCTGGGATCTTCTTCTTCGCAGACGCTGA
- the LOC129440747 gene encoding zona pellucida sperm-binding protein 3 isoform X2: MNWFSLILFLVVPAMAQKDLLIDCRRDTVSISWKPRLDLSEKLDSSRALLGNCPPSFLGSDDSLHFYVSLSDCGFNKQVSVKWVRYSTELLYDRGPGLPFISQTVQCVHDLPVSEVNGAEEEVNGAEGEVNGAEGEVNGAEGEVNGAEGEVNGAEEVVFSMELMNNDFSGPASSLSFMLGSSIPIRAEVQSPGPLWIFLDRCVMATGSDIRFNSKVHPIVSNSGCLMESKEGNSTFLPRRKPGEIRLYIEAFKFALGENIFLYCDLTAWDIRSSKVDGKACHYVKERHRWELLDNPLQSYLCSCCESTCKWRIDTLKGLSKSPVWLVIVSVAAVLVTVMVAIAVSYYLCFWRGGRMGYRPSRDLLTKY, translated from the exons ATGAATTGGTTTAGTTTGATCTTGTTTTTGGTGGTTCCTGCAATGGCACAGAAAG ATTTATTAATAGACTGTAGACGTGATACAGTCAGTATAAGCTGGAAGCCCAGACTGGATCTATCAGAGAAACTGGATTCATCCAGAGCTCTACTGGGCAACTGTCCTCCAAGTTTCTTGGGTTCAGATGATTCACTGCATTTCTATGTTTCATTAAGTGATTGTGGCTTTAATAAGCAG GTCAGTGTGAAGTGGGTGAGATACTCCACTGAATTGCTCTATGACAGAGGACCTGGACTCCCCTTCATATCACAAACGGtccaatgtgtccatgactt ACCTGTAAGTGAAGTGAATGGAGCAGAAGAGGAGGTGAATGGAGCAGAAGGGGAGGTGAATGGAGCAGAAGGGGAGGTGAATGGAGCAGAAGGGGAGGTGAATGGAGCAGAAGGGGAGGTGAATGGAGCAGAGGAGGTGGTCTTCAGCATGGAGCTCATGAACA ATGACTTTAGTGGCCCTGCATCATCGTTGAGTTTTATGCTGGGCTCCAGTATTCCCATCAGAGCTGAAGTTCAGAGTCCTGGACCTCTGTGGATTTTTCTGGACAGATGTGTGATGGCCACAGGGTCTGACATCAGATTTAATAGTAAGGTGCACCCCATCGTTTCTAATTCAGG GTGTCTGATGGAAAGTAAAGAAGGAAACTCCACATTTCTGCCAAGACGGAAGCCCGGTGAAATACGTCTTTACATCGAGGCCTTCAAATTTGCTCTTGGAGAGAAT ATTTTTCTTTACTGTGACCTGACAGCATGGGACATCCGCAGCTCAAAGGTTGATGGGAAAGCATGTCACTACGTGAAGGAACGCCACAG ATGGGAACTCCTTGATAATCCTCTCCAAAGTTACTTGTGTTCCTGCTGTGAGTCCACCTGTAAATGGAGGATAGACACGCTGAAGG GTTTAAGTAAATCTCCAGTTTGGCTGGTGATCGTGTCAGTCGCAGCTGTGCTGGTTACTGTAATGGTAGCCATTGCTGTGAGCTACTATCTGTGTTTCTGGAGAGGAGGACGTATGGGCTACAGGCCGAGCAGAGATCTGCTGACGAAATATTGA